Proteins from one Sabethes cyaneus chromosome 2, idSabCyanKW18_F2, whole genome shotgun sequence genomic window:
- the LOC128735211 gene encoding putative protein tag-52, translated as MDSRERNDYLNQKMLKPLMPEDMRSELIAALRTQNIQHTRTKSVRNIRKTVFPTTQSNAAGPNGTNEEDKRVQLRLQAIREIKTSELSYLRQLDLLINYFVTPLRTNGLMQEREHNQIFGQLETIQNLSQELLKKLDDDLDRVVKAFVNLGPFFKLYSVYAFDYRNSLCTLQSLMQKSPSMKKFITNTECRPEVQMKLISLLITPIQRIPRYKLLLQQVLLYTSPCDSAYKQLQESIRLVEQSVTHINSVVEDFENTQRLITVQSALANKSLKMVKPGRKILKEGILQKLKTDGSTSRKYCILMSDQFVYCRMLKDLDHLFTENGLECCCIFPLKKCKVAEMFRGSFKLSCSGDGIIFTADNPDESSAWFQTIREAIELHVECRKTLRKLSSNRKPMRKKHIQRLEPEDDYLWLLRRKTASPQKSPKPRAKLWSFRNMDCLKTNRSFQEEPMQIERSSTSTNGFLNQRALESCSRDENSSPSIPPRGMDESIRTAQIYSSTVVSGRKHVHFKLPASYYKR; from the exons ATGGATAGTCGTGAAAGGAACGATTATCTGAATCAAAAAATGCTAAAGCCCCTTATGCCGGAGGACATGAGAAGCGAGCTGATTGCCGCCCTCAGAACTCAAAACATTCAACACACTAGAACAAAGTCGGTTAGAA atataaggAAAACAGTATTCCCAACGACACAGTCAAATGCTGCAGGACCAAATGGCACAAACGAAGAAGACAAACGAGTACAACTTCGCCTGCAGGCGATTCGAGAGATTAAGACTTCCGAGCTGTCCTACCTGAGACAGTTAGATTTGCTGATTAATTATTTTGTTACACCACTTAGAACCAATGGTCTCATGCAGGAACGTGAACACAATCAAATCTTTGGCCAGCTGGAAACTATTCAGAATCTCAGTCAGGAATTGTTGAAAAAGCTAGATGATGATTTGGACAGAGTGGTTAAGGCATTTGTGAATTTAGGACCCTTCTTTAAGCTATACTCAGTTTATGCATTTGACTATCGAAATTCACTCTGTACTTTGCAATCGTTAATGCAAAAAAGTCCATCGATGAAGAAGTTTATAACTAACACCGAATGTCGTCCAGAAGTTCAGATGAAACTTATATCCTTGCTGATCACCCCAATTCAGCGAATTCCTCGCTATAAATTGTTGCTTCAGCAAGTTCTACTTTACACCAGCCCTTGTGACTCGGCTTACAAACAGTTACAGGAATCCATTCGTTTGGTGGAGCAGTCGGTTACACATATAAATTCGGTTGTAGAAGATTTCGAAAATACCCAAAGACTGATCACTGTTCAAAGTGCCCTAGCTAATAAGTcgttaaaaatggtcaaaccaGGGCGAAAGATTTTGAAAGAAGGTATTCTACAGAAGCTTAAAACGGACGGATCCACCTCACGCAAGTACTGCATCCTGATGTCCGATCAATTTGTCTACTGTCGGATGTTGAAGGACTTGGATCACCTCTTCACGGAGAACGGGCTGGAATGCTGTTGCATTTTTCCTCTTAAGAAGTGCAAAGTAGCGGAAATGTTTAGGGGAAGTTTCAAGCTAAGCTGCAGTGGAGATGGCATTATTTTCACCGCCGACAATCCGGACGAGAGCAGCGCTTGGTTTCAGACCATTCGCGAGGCCATCGAGTTGCACGTTGAGTGCAGGAAAACGTTGCGAAAGCTTTCCAGCAATAGGAAACCTATGCG CAAAAAACACATCCAGCGTCTGGAACCAGAAGATGATTATTTGTGGCTTTTGCGGCGTAAAACGGCCAGCCCGCAGAAGTCGCCAAAACCTCGTGCCAAGTTGTGGTCTTTTCGTAATATGGACTGCTTGAAAACTAACCGTTCGTTTCAGGAAGAACCAATGCAGATTGAACGAAGCTCAACCTCAACAAATGGTTTTCTAAATCAGCGTGCTTTGGAATCTTGTTCGcgtgacgaaaatagttctcctTCTATACCACCACGTGGTATGGATGAATCTATTCGAACAGCTCAGATCTATAGCTCAACGGTTGTTTCCGGAAGGAAACATGTGCACTTTAAGCTTCCTGCATCGTATTACAAGCGTTAA
- the LOC128738848 gene encoding 60S ribosomal protein L27a, translating into MVNLRQRKKTRKLRGHVSHGHGRIGKHRKHPGGRGNAGGMHHHRINFDKYHPGYFGKVGMRNFHLNRNHKYCPTLNLTKLWTLVGEDKRIECKKDKTKVPVVDLVKFGYFKLLGTGHIPNQPIIVKAKFFSRKAEDKIKKAGGACILRA; encoded by the exons ATGGTG AATCTACGTCAAAGAAAGAAGACCAGGAAGCTACGAGGTCATGTCAGCCACGGACATGGTCGTATCG GCAAGCACCGTAAGCATCCCGGAGGTCGCGGTAATGCTGGTGGTATGCACCACCATCGGATAAATTTCGATAAATACCATCCTGGTTACTTCGGTAAGGTCGGTATGAGGAATTTCCACCTGAACCGCAACCACAAATACTGCCCAACGCTGAACCTCACCAAGCTGTGGACCCTGGTCGGCGAAGACAAGCGTATTGAGTGCAAGAAGGACAAGACCAAGGTGCCGGTTGTGGATCTAGTGAAATTC GGCTACTTCAAACTGCTGGGAACGGGACACATCCCAAATCAGCCCATCATTGTCAAGGCGAAGTTTTTCTCGCGCAAGGCTGAGGATAAAATCAAGAAGGCGGGCGGTGCCTGCATTCTGAGGGCGTAA